In the genome of Streptomyces sp. NBC_00190, one region contains:
- a CDS encoding C40 family peptidase, which translates to MPARVNPPPRRSLPVLRPAALLAMLASVIVFFSGAPQARAAPSCAVLSSGAAPQANSAVNAACGLIGTPYSWGGGHGGQPGPTYGICDPSNGAPNDCNVRGLDCSGMVRYAYYLAVGADVINGVTRTQWTSSRAVARFYRSNGTAPLLPGDLVFFGNAPSTIHHVAMYLGQGYIAEAPYSGGHVQVSALSSHGDYYGAIRLYGPGGGSSDPPGGSRYWVDTFVNAPVYGSPTSTSGTGTLYAGTNYVFCKAWGREIRSGSDFNHWWLKTDPDVGPARQWVSAYYLSRWGNDVAKDNNGTVIPDC; encoded by the coding sequence ATGCCTGCGCGCGTCAACCCCCCACCGCGGCGCTCCCTCCCGGTCCTGCGCCCCGCCGCACTGCTCGCCATGCTTGCTTCCGTCATCGTCTTCTTCTCCGGCGCCCCGCAGGCCCGCGCGGCGCCGTCCTGCGCCGTCCTGTCCTCCGGGGCCGCTCCGCAGGCCAACTCGGCGGTGAACGCCGCCTGCGGCTTGATCGGCACGCCGTACTCCTGGGGCGGCGGCCACGGCGGGCAGCCGGGCCCCACGTACGGGATCTGCGATCCGTCCAACGGCGCCCCGAATGACTGCAATGTCCGGGGCCTGGACTGTTCCGGAATGGTCCGTTACGCGTACTACCTCGCCGTGGGCGCCGACGTCATCAACGGAGTGACCCGGACCCAGTGGACCTCCTCCCGGGCGGTCGCCAGGTTCTACCGCAGCAACGGCACCGCACCGCTGCTCCCCGGCGATCTGGTCTTCTTCGGGAACGCGCCCTCGACCATCCATCACGTGGCGATGTACCTGGGTCAGGGCTACATCGCCGAGGCGCCGTACTCCGGCGGCCACGTGCAGGTGTCCGCGCTCTCGTCGCACGGTGACTACTACGGAGCCATCCGCCTCTACGGCCCGGGAGGGGGTTCCTCCGATCCGCCCGGCGGCAGCCGGTACTGGGTGGACACGTTCGTGAACGCCCCGGTCTACGGTTCGCCGACGAGTACGTCGGGCACGGGAACGCTGTACGCGGGGACCAACTATGTGTTCTGCAAGGCGTGGGGGCGTGAGATCCGCAGCGGGAGCGACTTCAACCACTGGTGGCTGAAGACCGATCCGGACGTCGGCCCGGCCCGGCAGTGGGTGTCCGCGTACTACCTGTCCAGGTGGGGCAACGACGTCGCCAAGGACAACAACGGCACCGTCATCCCCGACTGCTGA
- a CDS encoding TetR/AcrR family transcriptional regulator yields MARAGLTAERVTIAGAELADEVGLDQVTMSQVARRFGVKDASLYTHVRSLEDLRGRIALLAADEKTIRIAEATAGLAGRDALVAFADAWREYAHEHPGRYMATQTSIRIDPELAAKATGPRRAVELTYGMLRAYGLAEPDLTDAVRLLRSTFHGFVALEAAGGFAHERSPQQSWIRALDALHTLLEHWPPSREGDDS; encoded by the coding sequence ATGGCGCGGGCAGGGCTGACGGCGGAGCGGGTGACGATCGCGGGAGCCGAGTTGGCGGACGAGGTCGGGCTCGACCAGGTGACCATGTCGCAGGTGGCGCGACGGTTCGGCGTGAAGGACGCGAGCCTCTACACGCACGTGCGCAGCCTGGAGGATCTGCGCGGACGGATCGCGCTGCTGGCGGCGGACGAGAAGACCATCCGTATCGCGGAGGCGACCGCCGGGCTGGCGGGCAGGGACGCACTGGTCGCGTTCGCCGACGCGTGGCGGGAGTACGCCCACGAGCATCCGGGCCGCTACATGGCGACGCAGACCTCGATCCGGATCGACCCCGAGCTGGCCGCGAAGGCGACCGGACCGCGACGCGCGGTCGAGCTGACCTACGGCATGCTGCGCGCCTACGGACTGGCGGAGCCGGACCTGACCGACGCGGTCCGGCTGTTGCGCAGCACGTTCCACGGCTTCGTCGCCCTGGAGGCCGCGGGCGGATTCGCGCACGAGCGCTCGCCGCAGCAGTCCTGGATCCGCGCCCTCGACGCCCTGCACACCCTCCTGGAGCACTGGCCCCCGTCCCGAGAGGGTGACGACTCGTGA
- a CDS encoding alpha/beta fold hydrolase, translating into MIDPTIGSLRVNGANLHYEVRGQGPLLLLIPGGTGGAASFDGIIGDLAAEYTVATYDPRGMSRSTLDDPEAEQRVAEHADDAFRMLELLSPGEPARVFGASSGAIAALHLLTTRPERIERIVAHEPPVVEVLPDASEHRALIARVQATFHSEGLMPAIVLFAAGLRKDGDTTEPKAEVRLPPQAAARAERTIADLPYFVGRIVPAFMSYVPDIHRLETLSDRLVLACGQDARGELPYRAAACLAERLGTELLHFPGGHTGLTTHPAESAEFLRKAFRAGAAIAATPDGHSA; encoded by the coding sequence GTGATCGACCCGACCATCGGCAGCCTGCGCGTGAACGGCGCGAACCTGCACTACGAAGTACGCGGTCAGGGCCCGCTCCTGCTGCTCATCCCCGGAGGGACGGGCGGCGCGGCCTCCTTCGACGGCATCATCGGCGACCTGGCCGCCGAGTACACCGTCGCGACCTACGACCCGCGCGGCATGTCCCGGAGCACCCTGGACGACCCCGAGGCCGAGCAGAGGGTGGCCGAACACGCGGATGACGCCTTCCGGATGCTGGAACTGCTGTCACCCGGTGAGCCCGCCCGGGTGTTCGGCGCCAGTTCGGGCGCGATCGCCGCCCTGCACCTGCTCACCACCCGCCCTGAACGCATCGAACGCATCGTGGCGCACGAGCCGCCGGTGGTGGAGGTCCTGCCGGATGCCTCGGAACATCGCGCGCTGATCGCGCGCGTACAGGCAACGTTCCACTCGGAGGGGCTCATGCCGGCGATTGTCCTGTTCGCTGCGGGTCTGAGGAAGGACGGCGACACCACCGAGCCGAAGGCCGAGGTCAGGCTTCCACCACAGGCCGCTGCCCGGGCCGAGCGGACGATCGCCGACCTGCCGTATTTCGTCGGGCGCATCGTGCCCGCCTTCATGTCGTACGTCCCGGACATCCACCGGCTGGAGACGCTGTCGGACCGGCTCGTGCTCGCCTGCGGCCAGGACGCACGAGGCGAGCTGCCCTACCGTGCAGCGGCCTGTCTGGCGGAGCGGCTCGGCACGGAACTCCTGCACTTCCCCGGCGGGCACACCGGCCTGACCACACATCCCGCCGAGTCCGCCGAGTTCCTCCGGAAGGCTTTCCGCGCCGGGGCGGCGATCGCGGCCACGCCCGATGGACACTCCGCGTAA
- a CDS encoding isoamylase early set domain-containing protein, producing the protein MLERKLRKDSIAVTFALPADVPAGPVSVVGDFNGWTPGAHPLKDRKGGLRAVTVNLPSGQRHAFRYLAAGGHWFDDDTADAHDGRNGHIHT; encoded by the coding sequence GTGCTCGAACGCAAGCTTCGCAAGGATTCCATCGCGGTGACCTTCGCCTTGCCCGCGGACGTTCCCGCAGGCCCGGTGAGCGTCGTGGGGGACTTCAACGGCTGGACCCCGGGCGCGCACCCGCTCAAGGACCGCAAGGGCGGCCTGCGGGCCGTGACCGTGAACCTGCCTTCCGGGCAGCGGCACGCGTTCCGCTATCTGGCAGCGGGGGGCCACTGGTTCGACGACGACACGGCTGACGCGCACGACGGCCGCAACGGCCACATCCACACCTGA